In the genome of Enterococcus hirae ATCC 9790, one region contains:
- the mutL gene encoding DNA mismatch repair endonuclease MutL → MAKIQELSERLANQIAAGEVVERPASVVKELVENAIDAGSSQIDILVEEAGLKTIQVIDNGEGILTEDVENAFKRHATSKIHNRDDLFRIRTLGFRGEALPSIASVSEMTVETANQEETQGTYLELKGGAVMEHRPAPLRQGTKITVSNLFFNTPARLKYVKTLHTELANIGDIVNRLALSHPAIAFRLVHDGNKMLATSGNGELKQTIAGIYGLNTAKKMLKIEAKDLDFEIFGYISLPEVTRASRNYLSTIINGRFIKNFSLNKAIVAGYGSKLMVGRFPIAVLEIKMDPLLVDVNVHPTKQEVRLSKEQELTELITQAIQKALVQENLIPSAADNLRFKKKVADQPKAKQIEIDLSYAFEEAKPKKPQSLNFDQTTGTFFVAEEKSEFVHESVDKSVDNVENSPVFSEETTSYPESKRKTVDNSGDIVDNYVEKPVDKSENELSTVENFSNEHETTAEEETSSETVYREDLALHPEFDLSQNGRSLDQAIQKLENEQVTQRFPQLEYFGQMHGTYLFAQSQDGLYIIDQHAAQERIKYEYFREKIGEVSNDLQELLVPFVLDYPNSDALKLKEKKQLLEEAGIYLEEFGQNSFIVRAHPTWYPSGEEEAIIREMIDMLLTTGSVSVKKFREATAIMMSCKRSIKANHYLNEAQARVLLKDLAQCENPFNCPHGRPVLIHFTNSDMERMFKRIQDPH, encoded by the coding sequence ATGGCGAAAATCCAAGAATTATCAGAACGCTTAGCCAATCAAATCGCAGCCGGTGAAGTTGTCGAACGTCCAGCCTCGGTAGTCAAAGAACTTGTGGAAAATGCCATAGATGCAGGAAGTAGTCAAATCGATATTTTAGTTGAAGAAGCAGGATTAAAAACGATCCAAGTGATTGATAATGGAGAAGGTATTTTGACAGAAGATGTTGAGAACGCCTTTAAACGTCATGCAACAAGTAAAATCCACAATCGTGACGACCTTTTCCGAATTCGTACGCTTGGGTTTCGAGGAGAAGCATTGCCTAGTATTGCTTCTGTTTCAGAGATGACGGTAGAAACAGCCAATCAAGAAGAAACGCAAGGAACCTATTTAGAGCTTAAGGGAGGTGCGGTAATGGAACACCGCCCAGCTCCTTTAAGGCAAGGAACGAAAATCACAGTCAGCAATCTTTTCTTTAATACACCAGCACGCTTAAAATATGTCAAAACGTTGCATACTGAATTAGCGAATATCGGTGATATTGTGAATCGCTTAGCCTTAAGTCACCCGGCAATTGCTTTTCGATTAGTCCATGATGGGAATAAGATGTTAGCAACTTCAGGAAATGGCGAATTGAAACAAACGATTGCCGGAATCTATGGGTTGAATACAGCAAAGAAAATGTTGAAGATTGAAGCGAAAGATTTAGATTTTGAAATCTTCGGTTATATTTCTTTACCTGAAGTGACTCGTGCTAGTCGTAATTATCTTTCAACCATCATTAATGGACGTTTTATTAAAAATTTTTCCTTGAATAAAGCAATTGTAGCCGGCTATGGTTCAAAACTAATGGTAGGGCGATTCCCAATCGCTGTACTGGAAATCAAAATGGATCCATTGTTAGTGGATGTGAACGTCCATCCAACAAAGCAAGAAGTTCGTTTATCGAAGGAACAGGAATTAACTGAGCTAATTACTCAAGCGATTCAAAAAGCATTGGTACAGGAGAACTTAATTCCCAGTGCAGCTGACAACTTGCGATTCAAGAAAAAGGTTGCTGATCAACCAAAAGCGAAACAAATCGAAATTGATTTATCTTACGCTTTTGAAGAAGCGAAACCTAAGAAACCGCAAAGCTTGAATTTTGATCAAACAACCGGAACATTTTTTGTAGCGGAAGAAAAAAGCGAGTTTGTGCATGAATCTGTTGATAAGTCTGTGGATAATGTTGAAAACTCTCCTGTATTTTCTGAAGAAACTACTAGTTATCCAGAAAGCAAAAGAAAAACAGTGGATAACTCTGGTGATATTGTTGATAACTATGTAGAAAAACCAGTGGATAAGAGTGAAAATGAGTTATCCACTGTTGAAAACTTTTCCAACGAGCATGAAACTACAGCTGAAGAAGAAACTTCTTCAGAAACAGTTTATCGTGAGGATTTAGCGCTACATCCAGAGTTTGATTTAAGTCAAAATGGGCGCTCATTAGATCAAGCGATTCAGAAATTAGAAAATGAGCAGGTAACACAACGCTTTCCACAATTAGAATATTTTGGACAAATGCATGGAACGTACTTGTTTGCTCAAAGTCAGGATGGCTTATACATTATTGATCAACATGCAGCGCAAGAACGAATCAAGTATGAATATTTTCGAGAAAAAATTGGCGAAGTTTCTAACGATCTACAAGAACTACTTGTGCCGTTTGTATTAGATTATCCCAATAGTGATGCTTTGAAACTGAAAGAGAAAAAACAATTGCTTGAAGAAGCAGGTATTTATCTAGAAGAATTCGGTCAAAATAGTTTTATCGTCAGAGCACATCCTACTTGGTATCCATCTGGAGAGGAAGAAGCGATTATTCGAGAAATGATCGATATGTTATTAACAACGGGTAGTGTTAGCGTGAAGAAATTTAGAGAAGCCACAGCAATCATGATGAGCTGTAAACGTTCAATCAAGGCAAATCATTATTTGAATGAAGCTCAGGCGAGGGTTTTATTGAAGGACTTAGCCCAATGTGAAAATCCTTTTAATTGTCCTCATGGACGCCCTGTGTTGATCCATTTTACTAATTCAGATATGGAAAGAATGTTTAAACGCATCCAAGATCCACATTAA
- a CDS encoding Maf family protein — translation MKIVLASQSPRRKELLGRLVSAFDVHPADIDETPFVQEKPKNYVERMATEKAKVVKHQYDNDVLVIASDTTVVFNDEIIGKPADEQEAKAILQKLSGKTHEVYTAVVLTKGDQEEKILAQAKVTFYPLTTKDIEAYLATGDYMDKAGAYGIQSFAGAFVKEIQGDYYSIVGFPIGAVYQGLKNLCSCS, via the coding sequence ATGAAAATTGTGTTAGCTTCGCAGTCCCCTAGAAGAAAAGAATTATTAGGGCGACTGGTTAGTGCATTTGATGTTCATCCGGCTGATATCGATGAAACACCTTTTGTTCAAGAAAAACCTAAAAATTATGTTGAGCGAATGGCAACTGAAAAGGCAAAAGTAGTCAAACATCAATACGATAATGATGTATTGGTGATTGCAAGTGACACGACAGTTGTTTTCAATGATGAGATCATCGGTAAACCAGCGGATGAACAAGAGGCAAAAGCTATCCTTCAAAAACTTAGTGGGAAAACGCATGAAGTATATACAGCCGTGGTGCTGACGAAAGGTGACCAAGAAGAAAAAATCTTAGCACAAGCTAAGGTGACCTTTTATCCTTTGACAACTAAGGATATCGAAGCCTATTTAGCAACCGGTGATTATATGGATAAAGCAGGTGCGTATGGTATTCAAAGTTTTGCAGGTGCATTTGTTAAAGAGATCCAAGGCGACTATTACAGTATTGTTGGATTTCCAATCGGTGCAGTTTACCAAGGTTTAAAAAATTTATGTAGCTGCAGTTGA
- a CDS encoding putative holin-like toxin, whose protein sequence is MKGVRFLSAYEIVQTMLGFGTFTIALVSLIVTMLKNDKE, encoded by the coding sequence ATGAAAGGAGTTCGCTTTTTGTCCGCATATGAGATCGTTCAAACGATGCTTGGCTTTGGTACTTTCACCATCGCTTTAGTCAGTTTGATCGTCACTATGCTTAAAAACGACAAAGAATAG
- a CDS encoding putative holin-like toxin, which translates to MKGVHFLSAYEIVQTMLGFGTFTIALVSLIVTMLKNDKK; encoded by the coding sequence ATGAAAGGAGTTCACTTTTTGTCCGCATATGAGATCGTTCAAACCATGCTTGGCTTTGGTACTTTCACCATCGCTTTAGTCAGTTTGATCGTTACTATGCTTAAAAACGACAAAAAATAG